Proteins encoded by one window of Filimonas effusa:
- the recG gene encoding ATP-dependent DNA helicase RecG: MASAIYFLFPDICFIDTSTYIPASVLDSSIEYLKGVGPLRADMLKKELNIFTFRDLLEHFPFRHIDKTKVNLIGEISPQTEYVQVAGKLVDIGVLGEKRGKRLVAYLKDKSGTLELTWFQGINWVQKSLQPGQDYLVYGKTGFFNGRPQITHPELELLAGVKADGKAFLEPIYPTTEKLKARGITGRQIGKFTSALLPLLSERELPENLPASMLEKLKLPSRFQSFCNVHFPRSQQDYDAAVRRLKFEELFVAQVSLALVRMERHRFSRGVKFEKVGELFNTFYNTALPFELTGAQKRVLKEIRNDTARGRQMNRLLQGDVGSGKTIVALLSMLMAADNGFQSCLMAPTEILAQQHYAGLSSLLKDMPVEIKLLTGSTKAAERRKVLAALAEGSLHMVVGTHAVIEDAVQFANLGLAIVDEQHRFGVAQRARLWKKAPIPPHVLVMTATPIPRTLAMTAYGDLDYSVMDELPPGRQPITTVHRNEMQRAGVMDFIRAEIAKGRQAYIIYPLIEESEKLSYEDLMQGYEQVKSFFPEPKYRISMVHGRQPAEQKDVNMQRFVTGDTHIMVSTTVIEVGVNVPNASVMVIESTEKFGLSQLHQLRGRVGRGAEKSFCILLTGSKVSNDARERIKIMCATNDGFKIAEKDLELRGPGDIEGTKQSGMLNFKLASLVNDKQILESAKIFAGQLLDNDPDLSSADNLPLKNYLLARKGKTAWSKIS, from the coding sequence TTGGCTTCTGCCATCTATTTTCTATTTCCCGATATTTGCTTTATCGATACCAGTACCTACATACCAGCGAGTGTTTTAGATTCTTCTATTGAGTACCTGAAGGGCGTTGGGCCTTTGCGGGCAGATATGCTCAAAAAGGAACTTAATATTTTTACTTTCCGGGACCTGCTGGAACATTTTCCTTTCCGTCATATCGACAAAACCAAGGTGAATCTTATTGGCGAGATCTCGCCACAGACCGAATATGTGCAGGTAGCGGGCAAGCTGGTGGATATCGGAGTGCTGGGAGAGAAACGCGGAAAAAGGCTTGTCGCCTATCTCAAAGATAAAAGCGGTACGCTGGAACTTACGTGGTTCCAGGGGATCAACTGGGTGCAGAAAAGCCTGCAGCCGGGACAGGACTACCTGGTGTACGGGAAAACAGGTTTCTTTAACGGGCGGCCACAGATCACCCATCCCGAGCTGGAGTTATTAGCGGGTGTAAAGGCCGATGGCAAGGCATTCCTCGAGCCAATTTATCCTACTACCGAAAAGTTGAAGGCAAGGGGCATTACTGGCAGGCAGATTGGGAAATTTACCAGTGCGTTGCTGCCTTTGCTGTCGGAAAGAGAGCTGCCGGAGAACCTGCCGGCATCGATGCTGGAGAAGTTAAAGCTGCCTTCGCGGTTTCAATCGTTTTGCAATGTTCATTTTCCACGGTCGCAGCAGGATTATGATGCGGCGGTGCGGCGCCTGAAGTTTGAAGAGCTTTTTGTGGCGCAGGTGAGCCTGGCGCTGGTGCGTATGGAAAGACATCGTTTCAGCCGTGGGGTGAAGTTTGAGAAGGTGGGTGAACTGTTCAATACATTCTATAATACTGCGCTGCCTTTTGAGCTTACCGGCGCCCAGAAAAGGGTGTTGAAAGAGATCAGGAATGATACGGCCAGGGGACGGCAGATGAACCGTTTGTTACAGGGCGATGTAGGCAGCGGGAAAACGATCGTAGCCTTATTGAGCATGCTGATGGCGGCAGACAATGGTTTCCAGAGCTGCCTGATGGCGCCTACGGAGATCCTGGCGCAACAGCATTATGCAGGCTTGTCTTCTTTACTGAAGGATATGCCCGTGGAGATAAAGCTGCTCACAGGCAGCACCAAAGCGGCAGAGCGGCGGAAAGTGCTGGCGGCGCTGGCCGAAGGCAGTTTGCATATGGTGGTAGGTACGCATGCGGTGATAGAGGATGCGGTTCAGTTTGCGAACCTTGGACTGGCCATTGTAGATGAGCAGCATCGCTTTGGCGTGGCGCAAAGAGCGCGGCTATGGAAAAAGGCGCCCATTCCCCCGCATGTGCTGGTGATGACGGCCACTCCTATTCCGCGAACGCTGGCGATGACGGCTTATGGCGATCTTGATTACAGCGTGATGGATGAACTGCCGCCGGGGCGTCAGCCCATTACCACAGTGCATCGTAACGAGATGCAGCGGGCGGGCGTTATGGATTTTATACGCGCAGAGATCGCCAAGGGGCGACAGGCTTATATTATTTATCCGCTGATAGAGGAGAGTGAGAAGTTAAGCTATGAAGATCTGATGCAGGGTTATGAGCAGGTAAAAAGCTTTTTCCCGGAACCCAAATACCGGATAAGCATGGTTCACGGGCGGCAGCCCGCTGAACAAAAAGACGTTAACATGCAACGTTTTGTAACGGGTGATACCCATATTATGGTTAGTACTACCGTTATTGAAGTAGGTGTAAATGTGCCGAATGCTTCGGTAATGGTGATAGAAAGTACGGAGAAGTTTGGGTTATCGCAGCTCCACCAGTTGAGAGGACGCGTTGGGCGGGGAGCTGAAAAAAGCTTTTGCATACTTTTAACAGGGTCTAAAGTAAGCAATGATGCCCGGGAAAGGATCAAGATTATGTGCGCAACGAATGATGGGTTTAAAATAGCGGAGAAGGACCTGGAGCTTAGGGGACCCGGTGACATTGAGGGGACGAAACAAAGCGGGATGCTAAACTTTAAGCTTGCCAGCCTCGTAAATGATAAACAGATCCTGGAGTCGGCCAAAATATTTGCCGGGCAGCTCCTCGACAATGATCCGGACCTGAGTTCGGCAGATAATTTGCCGCTAAAGAACTATCTTCTTGCCCGGAAGGGAAAAACTGCGTGGAGCAAGATTTCCTAA
- a CDS encoding DUF6934 family protein — protein sequence MLLDSYAFVKDTRKSYYEFYSEGPRGRIKKAVVYIRLRGIKTEAYNLSFGDWDDAAQTINDKAVTNNADRDKILVTVAFTVLDFIETNPEAFVFLQGSTESRTRLYQMNIWRFWKEINVWFIVRGFISDRWENLQRGTNYSSFLLEVRK from the coding sequence ATGCTGCTTGATAGTTATGCCTTTGTAAAAGACACCCGGAAATCCTATTACGAATTCTACAGCGAAGGCCCGCGTGGCCGGATCAAAAAGGCTGTAGTTTACATACGTTTACGAGGTATAAAAACTGAAGCTTATAATCTTTCTTTCGGCGATTGGGACGATGCTGCACAAACAATTAATGATAAAGCCGTAACAAACAATGCAGATCGCGATAAGATATTGGTAACAGTAGCCTTTACAGTGCTGGATTTTATTGAAACGAATCCGGAAGCCTTTGTTTTTCTGCAGGGAAGTACAGAAAGCCGCACCAGGTTATATCAGATGAATATTTGGCGGTTTTGGAAAGAGATCAACGTATGGTTTATTGTACGTGGGTTTATTAGCGATCGATGGGAAAACTTGCAGAGGGGAACCAATTATTCGTCGTTTTTGCTCGAGGTTAGAAAATAG
- the trpS gene encoding tryptophan--tRNA ligase — protein sequence MKEVVLSGIRPTGFLHLGNYFGAMRNYVRMQDEYNCYFFVADWHSLTTHPDTKELKNSVLRVVAENIACGLDPEKVALYVQSDVKEIAELYLYLNMMAYVGELEKTPTFKDKVRQNPDNVNAGLLTYPVLMAADILVHRAVKVPVGKDQEQHVELARKFAERFNYRYGDLFPAPQAFNYGTQLVKIMSLDGNGKMSKSENQMATLYLADEDDAIRKKIMKAKTDSGPTEPNSQKPDYIENLFTLMNLVSTPDVVQHYETAFNGCAIRYGDLKKQLAEDMVNFMSPIRQKAADLQANKELLAKIMKAGAEKARASASETLKLVRQATGVNYF from the coding sequence ATGAAGGAAGTAGTATTAAGCGGTATTCGCCCGACCGGTTTCTTACACCTGGGCAACTATTTTGGCGCTATGCGCAACTACGTGCGCATGCAGGATGAGTATAACTGTTATTTCTTTGTGGCCGATTGGCATAGCCTTACCACTCACCCCGATACAAAAGAGCTTAAGAACAGCGTGCTGCGTGTAGTAGCTGAAAATATTGCGTGCGGACTTGATCCCGAAAAGGTAGCCCTGTACGTACAAAGCGATGTGAAAGAGATCGCAGAACTCTATCTCTATCTTAATATGATGGCTTATGTTGGCGAACTGGAGAAAACGCCGACTTTTAAAGATAAGGTCCGCCAGAACCCCGATAACGTAAACGCAGGTTTATTGACCTATCCCGTTCTTATGGCAGCCGATATCCTTGTGCACAGGGCCGTAAAAGTGCCCGTGGGAAAAGACCAGGAGCAACATGTGGAACTGGCCAGGAAATTTGCCGAAAGATTCAATTATCGTTACGGCGACCTGTTCCCCGCTCCCCAGGCCTTCAACTATGGCACACAGCTCGTAAAGATCATGAGCCTCGACGGCAACGGCAAAATGAGCAAAAGCGAAAACCAGATGGCTACCCTCTACCTCGCCGATGAAGACGATGCCATCCGTAAAAAGATCATGAAAGCAAAAACCGATAGCGGCCCAACCGAACCCAATTCTCAAAAGCCGGATTATATCGAAAACCTGTTCACCCTCATGAACCTCGTAAGTACGCCCGATGTCGTGCAACACTACGAAACTGCCTTCAACGGCTGCGCCATCCGCTATGGCGATCTTAAAAAACAACTCGCAGAAGATATGGTGAACTTTATGTCGCCTATCAGGCAAAAAGCAGCCGACCTCCAGGCCAACAAAGAATTGCTCGCCAAAATCATGAAAGCAGGTGCCGAAAAAGCAAGGGCAAGCGCCAGCGAAACTTTGAAACTGGTACGCCAGGCAACAGGAGTGAACTATTTTTAA
- a CDS encoding YdeI/OmpD-associated family protein, with translation MVRFTAVIEKFEQKGEKSGWTYIAIPEELAQELKPGNKKSFRVKGKLDNYAFSGLTLLPMGDGNFILPLKAEIRREIGKNKGSKLLVQMTEDKTFKIVTPEDLTACLADEPGALQHFEKMAPSHRNYFIKWIDEAKTDATRTKRIAMTVEAMRKGMDYGAMIRNARQQ, from the coding sequence ATGGTGCGGTTCACGGCGGTTATTGAAAAATTCGAACAGAAGGGGGAGAAAAGCGGGTGGACCTATATTGCCATCCCGGAAGAACTGGCGCAGGAGCTGAAACCTGGGAATAAAAAGTCGTTCAGGGTGAAGGGCAAGCTTGACAATTACGCTTTTTCGGGATTGACGCTGCTGCCCATGGGAGATGGCAATTTTATATTACCCCTGAAAGCGGAGATCAGGCGCGAAATAGGAAAGAACAAGGGCAGTAAGCTGCTGGTACAAATGACGGAGGATAAAACCTTTAAAATTGTTACCCCGGAAGACCTGACGGCCTGCCTGGCAGATGAACCCGGGGCATTGCAGCATTTTGAAAAAATGGCTCCCTCCCACCGGAACTACTTCATAAAGTGGATCGATGAAGCGAAAACCGATGCCACCCGTACAAAGCGGATCGCTATGACGGTAGAGGCCATGCGGAAAGGGATGGATTATGGAGCGATGATAAGAAACGCAAGGCAGCAATAG